The stretch of DNA ACCCGAACGTGTTGCCCCCCAGGCACAGCGCGGACACCTTGAGCCCGGTGCGGCCGAGCCGGCGCATCAGCATGATCGCTCTCCTATTTCCAGAGTTGGCGGGACGCCAGCCGCGCCCCCTCCGCCATCGACTCGAGCTTCGCCCAGACGATCTCCGGCTCCACGAGAGGCTGCGACCGCGCGAAGGTCGCGAAGCCGCAGTCGCTGCCCGCCATCACCCGCTCGCGTCCCACGACCTCCGCGTAGCACACGATCCGCTGCGCGATCAGCTCGGGGTGCTCGATGAAGTTGGTGGTGGTGTCGAGCACGCCGGGGATCAGGATCTTGTCCTCCGGTAGCTTGACCTCCCGGAACACCGCCCACTCGTGCGCGTGGCGGGGATTGGCGCCCTCGAGCGAGATGGCCTGCGGACGCGCGCGGAGGACCACCGGCAGGATCTCGCGCAGCGGGATGTCGCGGTGATGCGGGCCCTCGTAGTTGCCCCAGCAGAGGTGCAGGCGCAGCCGGTCGGGCGGGATGTCGCGAAGCGCGTGGTTGAGCGCCTCCACGTTGCCCTCGGCGATCCGCACGAACTCGGCGTTGCCGACCTCGGGGAACGCCAGATGGCGGCTCATGGCCAGGTCCGGGCAGTCGACCTGCAGGACGAAGCCGGCGCGGTGGATCGCGTCGTACTCCTCCTTCATCACGTCGACCAGCCGGGCGAGGTACGCCTCGCGGCTCGGGTAGTGCGTGTTCTGGAGGAAGTGGGCGATCACCCCCGGCGAGGCCGCGCTCATGAACGCGTCGGTGGGGACGGCGCTCTCGACGGCGGCGCGGAAATTGGCCACGTCCTTCTGCACCGCCCCGCGGTCCTTCCAGTCGATCGGGCCGTTGCAGGCCGGCCGCAGGATCGCGGCGCGGCGCTCGGCCCGCGCCGCCGCCTCCGGGAAGTCGGCCCAGTCGGCTCGCTTCGCCGCGCCGCTCTGGCCGTCGAAGCCGGTGAGCCGGTGCCGCACGTAGGTCGAGTAGCCCACCTTGCCCTGCTCGCCGTCGCTCACCACGTCGACGCCGGCGTCCACCTGCCGGCGCACGATGTCGGCGACGGCGCGGCGCACCCGCGCCTCGAGCGCGGCCGCGTCGACGGCGCCCCCGGTGTCGAGCGCGTCGAGCATCCCGGCCAGGTCGGGCGGACGCGGCAGGCTCCCGGTGTGCGTGGTGAGGATGCGGTCGATGCTCCGCTTCATGGGGCGAGCGGAATGTGACCGCACTCGCGCGAGGTTGTCAAGGACGCGGGGCCCCGCGGGCGAGACCGGCCGCCTCGCGACTACTCGATCACCTCGTCCGCCCGCTGCAGCAGCGACGGCGAGATGGTCACGCCGAGGGCCCGGGCGGTGCTGAGGTTGATCACCATGTCGAACTTCGTCGGCTGCTCCACCGGCAGCTCGCCCGTCCTGGCGCCCTTCAGGATCCGGTCCACATAGACCGCCGCGCGCCGATACATCTCGGGAATGCTCCCGCCATAGAACATGAGGCCCCCGGAGTCCACGAATTCCCGGCCTGGATACATCGAGGGCAGCCGGTGTTTCAGCGCGAAGTCGGCGATACGCACGCGGTAGGAATGGATGAGCGGATCGGCCGTGGTCATGAGCGCATCGGGTCGACGCCCGGCGAGCGCTCCGAAGACCAACTCGAAATCGTGGGAGCCTCGAAACTTGTGGGGCTCGAGCCGGACGGCCAGAGTCGCCGCCCATCGCTGGGTCTCTTCGAGAGCCAAGACGCTCCCCGCGTTCTCGGGATTGTAGATGAGGGCGACCCGAGACAGCCCCGGAAGGGCCTCCTTGAGGAGCTCCAAGCGCTTGCCGTATTCGGGGCCGATGAACGCGACCCCGGTGACGTTGCCGCCCGGGCGCGCGTAGCTCGCAACGAGGCCCGTCCGATCGGGGAACGCCACGTTGGCGAACACGATCGGGATCGTGGACGTCGACCGCTTGGCCGCCTGGGAGGCCTGCGTGCCCGCGGTGCAGAGCACCTCGACCGGACGGCGAACCAGCTCGGCCGCGAGCTCCGGCAGACGCTCGGTGTGCCCCTCGGCCCAGCGGGCCTCGACGGTGACGTTCTGACCCTCGATGTACCCGAGCTCTCGCAGGCCAGCCTGAAGGGCCTGCAGATTGGGGAGGCCCTCGGTGGCCGAGGCCGGCGATAGCACCCCGATGCGCGGCATCCGCTTGGCCGGCTGCGCACCCGCGATGAGCGGGGCGACGAGGAGGATGCCGCCGGTCATCGTCACGATGAAGGCGCGGCGAGGCATCCCGGAGGACCGCATCGGGTCCGATTGTCCCCACGTCACGCGGCGAGTCTACCAGCATTCGAGGGTGTGGCGCACTCTCCCGCCGCTCTCTTGCCCCCACCGGCGAGGATGCTACAGTCTCTTCCACACGATCGATCCCCCCTCCCGAAGGAGGATCCCATGGGACGCGCGTACCACGTCATCGACGCCGACGGCCACGTGCTGGAGCCGGTGGACATCTGGGACAAGTACATCGACCCCGCCTACCGCGACCGCGCCCCGCGCATCGTCATCGACACCGACGGCAAGGAGCGCCTGCTCGTCGAGGGACGCGTGCTCGGCAGCCAGAAGGGC from Candidatus Methylomirabilota bacterium encodes:
- a CDS encoding cobalamin-independent methionine synthase II family protein produces the protein MKRSIDRILTTHTGSLPRPPDLAGMLDALDTGGAVDAAALEARVRRAVADIVRRQVDAGVDVVSDGEQGKVGYSTYVRHRLTGFDGQSGAAKRADWADFPEAAARAERRAAILRPACNGPIDWKDRGAVQKDVANFRAAVESAVPTDAFMSAASPGVIAHFLQNTHYPSREAYLARLVDVMKEEYDAIHRAGFVLQVDCPDLAMSRHLAFPEVGNAEFVRIAEGNVEALNHALRDIPPDRLRLHLCWGNYEGPHHRDIPLREILPVVLRARPQAISLEGANPRHAHEWAVFREVKLPEDKILIPGVLDTTTNFIEHPELIAQRIVCYAEVVGRERVMAGSDCGFATFARSQPLVEPEIVWAKLESMAEGARLASRQLWK
- a CDS encoding ABC transporter substrate-binding protein codes for the protein MPRRAFIVTMTGGILLVAPLIAGAQPAKRMPRIGVLSPASATEGLPNLQALQAGLRELGYIEGQNVTVEARWAEGHTERLPELAAELVRRPVEVLCTAGTQASQAAKRSTSTIPIVFANVAFPDRTGLVASYARPGGNVTGVAFIGPEYGKRLELLKEALPGLSRVALIYNPENAGSVLALEETQRWAATLAVRLEPHKFRGSHDFELVFGALAGRRPDALMTTADPLIHSYRVRIADFALKHRLPSMYPGREFVDSGGLMFYGGSIPEMYRRAAVYVDRILKGARTGELPVEQPTKFDMVINLSTARALGVTISPSLLQRADEVIE